One Actinoplanes missouriensis 431 DNA segment encodes these proteins:
- a CDS encoding transglycosylase domain-containing protein, which translates to MSSWIRRRDHNLFVNAFVLLVCGLIAGVVVAAALFPYAAMSGLTLRAGEEAFASLPSELKAFKSPQITRVYASDNKTPITQFYDEFRSDVPLKDISPHMRAAMVAAEDREFYKHNGVDIKGVARALVNNNQGGPKQGASTITMQWVRMSLAYSATSPKDVVEATKDTPKRKLTEMKYALELEKQLSKDQILERYLNIVPFGKQTYGVFAASRVYFNKSPKDLTIGEAAMLAGIVRAPSGYDPTTSDGHEEIRQRRNNYVIPGMVEMGAITAAQANEAIKTSIPKKVRPISNGCVSVAKNNWGFFCDYFYRWWMDRQEFGPTAYDRERRLKSGGYRITTTLDVTAQKQARARISDLISEKNKNALLLAAVQPGTGKVRLLAANRRYKLDDPADPQNKISSDPRKARQGIRGSYPNTTNPLLTGGGDITGYQAGSVMKIFTLVAALEKNYPLAYTIKAEKRYKSKYIIDSGNDAACEGTHYWCPSNSGGGGEGVYNMWSGFGRSINTYFVPLEERVGAENVVAVAKRFGIQFRAASDATLAQPGNAHQWGAFTLGVSATTPLDMANAYATLAADGMYCPPTPIEGIVTRDGAKLDVGRSHCIRATDVDVARAAVDAARCPVGDSARLGSCEGSTAGDTRRVVGHPVFGKTGTTDRDKTASLIAGTTSLVVAGYLVNPDYQNHRDRLRHEQVNPAVYRTLGDYMDDKPRVQFKRPENRKIAYGDRRSIPDVECDPLGRASNRLERAGFTVDIGREVDSNCPAGTAAGTDPSGRTVKNGVVTIEVSNGKSTDPPVIPGVPPSTPPTPPQNPPR; encoded by the coding sequence GGATCACAACCTCTTCGTCAACGCGTTCGTCCTGCTGGTCTGCGGCCTGATCGCCGGGGTCGTGGTGGCCGCCGCGCTGTTCCCCTACGCGGCGATGTCCGGGCTCACCCTGCGCGCCGGCGAGGAGGCGTTCGCGAGCCTGCCCAGCGAGCTCAAGGCGTTCAAGTCGCCGCAGATCACCCGCGTCTACGCGTCCGACAACAAGACCCCGATCACCCAGTTCTACGACGAGTTCCGCAGCGACGTCCCGCTGAAGGACATCTCGCCGCACATGCGCGCCGCGATGGTGGCCGCCGAGGACCGGGAGTTCTACAAGCACAACGGCGTCGACATCAAGGGCGTGGCCCGGGCGCTCGTCAACAACAACCAGGGCGGACCGAAACAGGGCGCCTCCACGATCACCATGCAGTGGGTGCGGATGTCGCTGGCGTACTCGGCGACCAGCCCCAAGGACGTCGTCGAGGCCACCAAGGACACCCCGAAACGCAAGCTGACCGAGATGAAGTACGCGCTGGAGCTGGAGAAACAGCTCTCCAAGGACCAGATCCTCGAGCGTTACCTCAACATCGTGCCGTTCGGGAAGCAGACCTACGGCGTCTTCGCGGCCAGCCGGGTCTACTTCAACAAATCGCCGAAGGACCTGACGATCGGCGAGGCCGCCATGCTCGCCGGCATCGTCCGGGCGCCGTCCGGTTACGACCCGACGACCTCGGACGGTCACGAGGAGATCCGGCAGCGCCGCAACAACTACGTCATCCCCGGCATGGTGGAGATGGGCGCCATCACCGCGGCCCAGGCGAACGAGGCGATCAAGACGTCGATCCCGAAGAAGGTCCGGCCGATCAGCAACGGCTGCGTCTCGGTGGCGAAGAACAACTGGGGCTTCTTCTGCGACTATTTCTACCGGTGGTGGATGGACCGGCAGGAGTTCGGCCCCACCGCGTACGACCGGGAGCGTCGCCTGAAGAGCGGCGGGTACCGGATCACCACCACGCTGGACGTCACCGCGCAGAAACAGGCCCGCGCCCGGATCTCGGACCTGATCTCCGAGAAGAACAAGAACGCGCTGCTGCTCGCCGCCGTGCAGCCCGGCACCGGCAAGGTGCGGCTGCTCGCCGCGAACCGCAGATACAAGCTGGACGACCCGGCCGACCCGCAGAACAAGATCTCCTCGGATCCGCGGAAGGCACGCCAGGGCATCCGCGGCTCGTACCCGAACACGACGAACCCGCTGCTCACCGGCGGCGGCGATATCACCGGTTACCAGGCCGGCTCGGTCATGAAGATCTTCACGCTGGTGGCGGCGCTGGAGAAGAACTATCCCCTCGCCTACACGATCAAGGCGGAGAAACGCTACAAGTCGAAGTACATCATCGACAGCGGCAACGACGCGGCCTGCGAGGGCACCCACTACTGGTGCCCGAGCAACTCCGGTGGCGGCGGCGAGGGCGTCTACAACATGTGGAGCGGCTTCGGCAGGTCGATCAACACGTACTTCGTGCCGCTCGAGGAACGGGTCGGCGCGGAGAACGTGGTGGCCGTCGCCAAGCGGTTCGGCATCCAGTTCCGGGCCGCCAGTGACGCCACCCTGGCCCAGCCCGGCAACGCGCATCAGTGGGGCGCGTTCACCCTCGGCGTCTCGGCGACCACCCCGCTGGACATGGCCAACGCGTACGCCACCCTGGCCGCCGACGGCATGTACTGCCCGCCCACCCCGATCGAGGGAATCGTCACCCGCGACGGCGCGAAACTCGACGTCGGCCGCTCGCACTGCATCCGCGCCACCGACGTGGACGTGGCCCGCGCCGCCGTGGACGCGGCCCGTTGCCCGGTCGGCGACTCGGCGCGGCTCGGCAGTTGCGAGGGCAGCACGGCCGGCGACACCCGGCGGGTGGTCGGCCATCCGGTGTTCGGCAAGACCGGGACCACCGACCGGGACAAGACCGCGTCCCTGATCGCCGGCACCACGTCCCTGGTGGTGGCGGGTTACCTGGTGAACCCGGACTACCAGAACCACAGGGACCGGCTCCGGCACGAGCAGGTCAACCCGGCCGTCTACCGGACACTCGGCGACTACATGGACGACAAGCCGCGGGTCCAGTTCAAACGCCCGGAGAACCGCAAGATCGCGTACGGCGATCGGCGCTCGATCCCCGACGTGGAGTGCGACCCGCTGGGCCGGGCCAGCAACCGGCTGGAACGCGCCGGGTTCACCGTCGACATCGGCCGGGAGGTCGACTCGAACTGCCCGGCGGGCACCGCGGCCGGCACCGACCCGAGCGGCCGTACCGTGAAGAACGGCGTGGTCACCATCGAGGTCAGCAACGGCAAGAGCACCGACCCTCCGGTGATCCCCGGCGTACCCCCGTCGACCCCGCCCACCCCGCCACAAAACCCGCCCCGGTGA
- a CDS encoding peptide chain release factor 3, producing the protein MSQNALASSGVAVQAGRRRTFAVISHPDAGKSTMTEALALHARVIGQAGAVHGKGDRKGVVSDWMAMEQQRGISITSAALQFSYGDTVINLLDTPGHADFSEDTYRVLTAVDSAVMLLDAAKGLEPQTLKLFEVCRQRSIPVMTFINKWDRPGHDALALMDEIEQRIGLKPTPLTWPVGIAGHFQGVIDRRTGVFTRMQRSPGGADLAIEEEMSSEEAAERYGADWVTANEELELLAMTEADYDEKEFLAAKSTPVLFGAAVANLGVRQLLNVLLELAPPPSARPTVTGADRPVDSSFSGFVFKMQANMNRTHRDQVAFVRVCSGRFERGMIVTHAGTGRPFTTKYAQQIFGQGRDTIDEAYPGDVIGLVNATALGIGDTLYAGEPVQYPALPSFPPEHFAVVSTSDTSAFKRFRRGIEQLDGEGVVQVLRSEQRGDQSPVLAAVGPMQFEVATYRLETEFGVKVQLNHLPYEVAARTDAAGREILRTESNVEVMTRVRDDTLLALFPHKWRMRTVAGRHPELLLEE; encoded by the coding sequence GTGAGTCAGAACGCGCTGGCGTCGTCCGGTGTCGCGGTGCAGGCGGGCCGGAGGCGGACCTTCGCCGTGATCTCGCACCCGGACGCCGGCAAGTCGACGATGACCGAGGCGCTGGCGCTGCACGCGCGCGTCATCGGGCAGGCCGGGGCGGTGCACGGCAAGGGCGACCGCAAGGGCGTGGTCTCCGACTGGATGGCGATGGAGCAGCAGCGCGGCATCTCGATCACCTCGGCGGCGCTGCAGTTCTCGTACGGCGACACGGTGATCAACCTGCTGGACACGCCGGGGCACGCCGACTTCTCCGAGGACACCTACCGGGTGCTGACCGCCGTCGACAGCGCGGTGATGCTGCTGGACGCCGCGAAGGGCCTGGAGCCGCAGACGCTGAAGCTCTTCGAGGTGTGCCGCCAGCGCAGCATCCCGGTGATGACGTTCATCAACAAGTGGGACCGGCCGGGCCACGACGCGCTCGCCCTGATGGACGAGATCGAGCAGCGGATCGGGCTGAAGCCGACCCCGCTGACCTGGCCGGTCGGCATCGCCGGGCACTTCCAGGGCGTGATCGACCGCCGTACCGGCGTCTTCACCCGGATGCAGCGCTCCCCCGGCGGCGCCGACCTGGCGATCGAGGAGGAGATGAGCTCCGAGGAGGCAGCCGAGCGGTACGGCGCGGACTGGGTCACCGCCAACGAGGAGCTGGAGCTGCTCGCGATGACCGAGGCCGACTACGACGAGAAGGAGTTCCTGGCCGCCAAGAGCACGCCGGTGCTCTTCGGCGCGGCGGTCGCGAACCTCGGCGTCCGCCAGCTGCTGAACGTGCTGCTGGAACTCGCCCCGCCGCCCTCGGCCCGGCCCACCGTCACCGGCGCCGACCGGCCGGTGGACAGCTCGTTCTCCGGCTTCGTGTTCAAGATGCAGGCGAACATGAACCGCACCCACCGCGACCAGGTCGCGTTCGTCCGGGTCTGCTCCGGCCGCTTCGAGCGCGGCATGATCGTCACGCACGCCGGCACCGGGCGGCCGTTCACCACGAAATACGCCCAGCAGATCTTCGGCCAGGGCCGGGACACGATCGACGAGGCGTACCCAGGTGACGTGATCGGCCTGGTGAACGCGACGGCGCTGGGGATCGGCGACACCCTCTACGCCGGGGAGCCGGTGCAGTACCCGGCGCTTCCGTCCTTCCCGCCGGAGCACTTCGCGGTGGTGAGCACGTCCGACACGTCGGCGTTCAAGCGGTTCCGGCGCGGCATCGAGCAGCTCGACGGCGAGGGCGTCGTCCAGGTGCTGCGTTCCGAGCAGCGCGGCGACCAGTCACCGGTCCTCGCGGCGGTCGGCCCGATGCAGTTCGAGGTCGCCACCTACCGGCTGGAGACCGAGTTCGGCGTGAAGGTGCAGCTCAACCACCTGCCGTACGAGGTGGCGGCACGCACCGACGCGGCCGGCCGGGAGATCCTGCGCACCGAGTCGAACGTCGAGGTGATGACCCGGGTGCGCGACGACACCCTGCTCGCGCTCTTCCCGCACAAGTGGCGGATGCGCACGGTGGCCGGCCGCCACCCGGAGCTGTTGCTGGAGGAATAG
- a CDS encoding M1 family metallopeptidase, with translation MTPGPLPVGARPGADHSTDPYLPGHGNGGYRVLHYDLDLDYRVTGNRLAGKAVVTARAAQPLSRFTLDLGQFRVQDVKVDGRPAKFTHRPDKIRIKPDKPIGYGSTFKIEIRYAGRPTPISGRWGDIGWDELTDGALVASQPIGAPSWFPCNDLPGDKATFLVTVTAPSAYTVLVTGDPVAQRRGPGSTTWVYERDEPTAPYLMGVQVGRYELVELAPGRVVQRAAIPPRLRSTFRHDFGRHGEIMIALERMLGPYPFREYVVVVADDDLDDPIEAQGMAVFGRNHLDGRRTHERLAVHELAHQWFGNSLTVADWRHIWLNEGFATYAEWLWSAVSGGPTAAAHAAQWHAWAARQPAVVTVADPGVDRMFDPLVYKRGALTLHALRSRIGEAAFFALLRSWVAEHRHRTVTTEQFREHAARFAPYPLDGLFDAWLDRPELPALPWTL, from the coding sequence ATGACCCCGGGACCCCTGCCGGTCGGCGCCCGGCCGGGCGCCGACCATTCGACCGACCCCTATCTGCCCGGGCACGGCAACGGCGGTTACCGGGTGCTGCACTACGACCTGGACCTCGATTACCGGGTCACCGGGAACCGGCTGGCCGGCAAGGCGGTCGTCACGGCGCGGGCCGCCCAGCCGCTGTCGAGGTTCACGCTCGACCTCGGTCAGTTCCGGGTCCAGGACGTGAAGGTCGACGGGCGCCCGGCGAAGTTCACCCACCGGCCCGACAAGATCAGGATCAAACCCGACAAGCCCATCGGGTACGGCTCCACCTTCAAGATCGAGATCAGGTACGCGGGCCGGCCCACCCCCATCTCCGGCCGCTGGGGTGACATCGGCTGGGACGAGCTGACCGACGGGGCGCTGGTCGCCAGCCAGCCGATCGGCGCGCCGTCCTGGTTCCCGTGCAACGACCTGCCCGGCGACAAGGCCACCTTCCTGGTGACGGTCACCGCCCCCTCCGCGTACACCGTGCTCGTCACCGGCGACCCGGTCGCGCAGCGCCGTGGCCCGGGGAGCACCACCTGGGTGTACGAGCGGGACGAGCCGACCGCCCCGTACCTGATGGGTGTGCAGGTCGGCCGCTACGAGCTGGTCGAGCTGGCGCCGGGCCGGGTGGTCCAGAGGGCCGCGATCCCGCCCCGGCTGCGCAGCACGTTCCGGCACGACTTCGGCCGGCACGGCGAGATCATGATCGCCCTGGAGCGGATGCTCGGCCCGTACCCGTTCCGGGAGTACGTCGTGGTGGTCGCCGACGACGACCTGGACGACCCGATCGAGGCGCAGGGCATGGCCGTCTTCGGGCGCAACCATCTCGACGGCCGGCGCACCCACGAGCGGCTGGCCGTGCACGAGCTCGCCCACCAGTGGTTCGGCAACAGCCTCACGGTCGCGGACTGGCGGCACATCTGGCTCAACGAGGGCTTCGCGACGTACGCGGAATGGCTCTGGTCCGCCGTCTCCGGAGGCCCGACGGCAGCGGCGCACGCGGCCCAATGGCACGCCTGGGCCGCCCGGCAGCCGGCCGTCGTCACCGTCGCCGACCCGGGCGTGGACCGGATGTTCGACCCGCTGGTCTACAAGCGCGGCGCGCTGACCCTGCACGCCCTGCGCTCCCGGATCGGCGAGGCGGCGTTCTTCGCGCTGCTGCGCTCCTGGGTGGCCGAGCACCGGCACCGGACGGTGACGACCGAGCAGTTCCGGGAGCACGCCGCGCGGTTCGCGCCGTACCCCCTGGACGGCCTCTTCGACGCCTGGCTGGACCGCCCGGAGCTGCCCGCGCTGCCCTGGACCCTGTAG
- a CDS encoding Pls/PosA family non-ribosomal peptide synthetase, translating into MTTDLRLIELPEIDSGHEVRPALFRSRSAPIRRTLLDILDATVRDHGDAPAIDAGVSPLTYRELADEVEELRETLAGHGVGVGDRVGVRISSGSADLYLAILGVLAAGAAYVPVDADDPEERAELVFAEAGVCAVLGDGLTVSMRRTPEGRPGRPGPADDAWIIFTSGSTGTPKGVAVSHGSAAAFVDAEAQLFLTEEPIGPQDRVLAGLSVAFDASCEEMWLAWRHGACLVPAARSLVRSGVDLGPWLAEQRITVVSTVPTLAALWPVEALEDVRLLIFGGEACPPELGERLAVEGREVWNTYGPTEATVVACAARLTGEGPVRIGLPLAGWELAVVGPDGEPVAMGETGELVIGGVGLARYLDAAKDAEKFAALASLGWQRAYRSGDIVRAEPEGLLFLGRGDEQVKLGGRRIELGEVDAALQALPGVAGAAAAVKRTAAGNQLLVGYLVPHEGAGFDVAAATERIREQLPAALVPLLAVVDALPTRTSGKVDRAALPWPLVRADGSETELTAAQEWLAGGWEEILGVRPGDPGADFFSSGGSSLNAAQLVAWIRRTHPRVSVADVYQNPRLSQMVAVIEALDAEATVRRDVRPTPRRAGLIQALLMLPMLVLVGLRWVVVLAAASNLLTWAPHVSWWWIAAGWAVLFSPAGRIAVAAAGARLLLRGVGPGDYPRGGGVHLRIWAAERLAELTGANGVAGAGWMITYAKALGAKIGRDVDLHSAPPVTGLLKLGRGAAVEPEADLSGYWVDGDLVRVGMVRIGAGARIGSRSTLMPGARVGKGAKIAAGSTVTGAVPSGRRWAGSPAVPAATKDAEGWPAQRPARSPLGRGFWVGAYSLTAQLLGLLPVLAALPALALLGAAVADGPALGAALLAVPAAAISYVLAYAMLVLIAVRTLGIGMKEGFHPVQGRVAWQVWTTERLMGMARVALFPMYSSLFTPVWLRLLGAKVGRNVEASTVLALPAMTTVDDGAFLADDTMVATYELSHGWLRVAPARIGKQAFLGNSGMAAPGRSVPKRGLVGVLSSAPHKAKKGSSWLGAPPMPLRRTVESGDASRTFAPPLPLKLARAAIELCRIVPVMLAGALAVLVLASLGWIWQAAGGWAAALAAGPVLLAAAIAAGLTATAAKWLLIGRFRVSERALWTSFVWRNELADTFVEVLATPWLFRFATGTPLLTMWLRTLGARIGRGVWLETHWLPEYDLVSLGAGATVNRGCVVQTHLFHDRIMAMDEVTLGAGATLGPHGIVLPGASIGARTTVGPGSLVTRGDAVPDDSRWLGNPIATWPSSAPRRR; encoded by the coding sequence GTGACCACTGACCTGCGACTGATCGAGCTTCCCGAGATCGATTCCGGACACGAGGTACGACCGGCGCTGTTCCGGTCCCGCTCCGCGCCGATCCGCCGGACGCTGCTCGACATCCTGGACGCCACGGTGCGCGACCACGGCGACGCCCCGGCGATCGACGCCGGGGTGTCCCCGCTGACCTACCGCGAGCTCGCCGACGAGGTCGAGGAGCTGCGGGAGACCCTGGCCGGGCACGGCGTCGGCGTCGGCGACCGGGTGGGCGTGCGGATCTCCTCCGGGTCGGCGGACCTCTACCTGGCGATCCTCGGTGTGCTGGCGGCCGGCGCGGCGTACGTGCCGGTCGACGCGGACGACCCCGAGGAGCGCGCCGAGCTGGTCTTCGCCGAGGCGGGCGTGTGCGCCGTGCTGGGTGACGGCTTGACCGTGTCGATGCGGCGTACCCCCGAGGGCCGTCCCGGACGGCCCGGACCGGCGGACGACGCCTGGATCATCTTCACCTCCGGCTCCACCGGCACCCCGAAGGGCGTGGCGGTCTCGCACGGCTCGGCGGCCGCGTTCGTGGACGCCGAGGCGCAGCTCTTCCTCACCGAGGAGCCGATCGGCCCGCAGGACCGCGTCCTGGCCGGCCTGTCGGTGGCCTTCGACGCCTCCTGCGAGGAGATGTGGCTGGCCTGGCGGCACGGCGCCTGCCTGGTGCCGGCCGCGCGCTCGCTGGTGCGCAGCGGCGTCGACCTGGGCCCGTGGCTGGCCGAGCAGCGGATCACCGTGGTCTCCACGGTGCCGACGCTCGCCGCGCTCTGGCCGGTCGAGGCGCTCGAGGACGTCCGCCTGCTGATCTTCGGTGGGGAGGCCTGCCCGCCGGAGCTCGGCGAGCGGCTGGCCGTCGAGGGCCGCGAGGTCTGGAACACGTACGGCCCGACCGAGGCGACGGTCGTCGCCTGCGCGGCGCGGCTGACCGGCGAGGGCCCGGTGCGGATCGGCCTGCCGCTGGCCGGCTGGGAGCTCGCCGTGGTCGGCCCGGACGGCGAACCCGTCGCGATGGGCGAGACCGGCGAGCTGGTCATCGGCGGCGTCGGCCTGGCGCGGTACCTGGACGCCGCCAAGGACGCCGAGAAGTTCGCCGCCCTGGCGTCGCTCGGCTGGCAGCGGGCGTACCGCAGCGGTGACATCGTCCGCGCCGAACCCGAGGGGCTGCTGTTCCTGGGCCGCGGCGACGAGCAGGTGAAACTCGGCGGCCGCCGGATCGAGCTGGGCGAGGTGGACGCCGCGCTGCAGGCGCTGCCCGGCGTCGCCGGCGCGGCCGCCGCGGTGAAGCGGACCGCGGCCGGCAACCAGCTGCTGGTCGGCTACCTGGTGCCCCACGAGGGCGCCGGGTTCGACGTGGCGGCCGCGACCGAGCGGATCCGCGAGCAGCTGCCGGCCGCGCTGGTGCCGCTGCTCGCCGTGGTGGACGCGCTGCCGACCCGGACGTCGGGAAAGGTGGACCGGGCCGCCCTGCCGTGGCCGCTCGTCCGCGCCGACGGGTCGGAGACCGAGCTGACGGCGGCGCAGGAGTGGCTGGCCGGCGGCTGGGAGGAGATCCTCGGCGTGCGGCCGGGCGACCCCGGCGCCGACTTCTTCAGCAGCGGCGGCAGCAGCCTCAACGCAGCCCAGCTGGTCGCCTGGATCCGGCGGACGCACCCGCGGGTGTCGGTCGCCGACGTCTACCAGAACCCCCGCCTGTCGCAGATGGTCGCGGTGATCGAGGCGCTGGACGCGGAGGCCACGGTCCGCCGTGACGTCCGGCCCACGCCCCGGCGCGCCGGCCTGATCCAGGCGCTGCTGATGCTGCCGATGCTCGTGCTGGTCGGCCTGCGCTGGGTGGTGGTGCTGGCCGCGGCGAGCAACCTGCTCACCTGGGCGCCGCACGTCTCGTGGTGGTGGATCGCCGCCGGCTGGGCGGTGCTGTTCAGCCCGGCCGGCCGGATCGCGGTGGCGGCCGCCGGCGCGCGGCTGCTGCTGCGCGGCGTGGGCCCCGGCGACTACCCGCGTGGCGGCGGCGTCCACCTGCGGATCTGGGCGGCCGAGCGGCTCGCCGAGCTGACCGGCGCGAACGGCGTCGCCGGCGCGGGCTGGATGATCACCTACGCGAAGGCGCTCGGCGCGAAGATCGGCCGGGACGTCGACCTGCACTCCGCCCCGCCCGTCACCGGCCTGCTGAAACTGGGCCGGGGCGCGGCGGTCGAGCCGGAGGCCGATCTCTCCGGTTACTGGGTCGACGGCGACCTGGTCCGGGTCGGCATGGTGCGGATCGGCGCCGGCGCCCGGATCGGCTCCCGCAGCACGCTGATGCCCGGCGCGCGGGTCGGCAAGGGCGCGAAGATCGCGGCCGGCTCGACCGTGACCGGCGCGGTGCCGTCCGGCCGGCGCTGGGCCGGATCACCGGCGGTCCCGGCCGCCACCAAGGACGCCGAGGGCTGGCCGGCGCAGCGCCCTGCCCGCTCGCCGCTGGGCCGCGGGTTCTGGGTGGGCGCCTACAGCCTGACCGCCCAGCTGCTCGGCCTGCTGCCGGTCCTGGCGGCGCTGCCGGCGCTGGCCCTGCTCGGCGCGGCGGTCGCCGACGGCCCGGCGCTCGGAGCGGCACTGCTCGCCGTGCCGGCTGCCGCGATCAGCTATGTCCTGGCGTACGCGATGCTGGTCTTGATCGCCGTGCGGACGCTGGGGATCGGGATGAAGGAGGGCTTCCACCCGGTCCAGGGCCGGGTGGCCTGGCAGGTGTGGACCACCGAGCGGCTGATGGGGATGGCCCGGGTCGCGCTGTTCCCGATGTACTCGAGCCTGTTCACGCCGGTGTGGCTGCGGCTGCTCGGCGCCAAGGTGGGCCGCAACGTGGAGGCGTCCACGGTGCTGGCGCTGCCGGCCATGACCACCGTCGACGACGGGGCGTTCCTGGCCGACGACACGATGGTCGCCACCTACGAACTCAGCCACGGCTGGCTGCGGGTCGCCCCGGCCCGGATCGGCAAGCAGGCGTTCCTCGGTAACTCCGGGATGGCGGCGCCGGGCCGGTCGGTGCCGAAGCGCGGTCTGGTCGGGGTGCTCTCGTCGGCGCCGCACAAGGCGAAGAAGGGCTCGTCCTGGCTGGGCGCGCCGCCGATGCCGCTGCGCCGCACGGTCGAGTCCGGCGACGCGAGCCGCACCTTCGCGCCGCCGCTGCCGCTGAAACTGGCCCGCGCCGCGATCGAGCTGTGCCGGATCGTCCCGGTGATGCTGGCCGGCGCGCTGGCCGTCCTGGTCCTCGCGTCACTGGGGTGGATCTGGCAGGCCGCCGGCGGCTGGGCGGCCGCGCTCGCCGCCGGGCCGGTGCTGCTGGCCGCGGCGATCGCCGCCGGTCTGACCGCGACCGCCGCGAAGTGGCTCCTGATCGGCCGGTTCCGGGTCTCCGAGCGGGCGCTGTGGACGTCGTTCGTGTGGCGCAACGAGCTCGCCGACACGTTCGTCGAGGTGCTCGCCACGCCGTGGCTGTTCCGTTTCGCCACCGGTACGCCGCTGCTCACCATGTGGCTGCGGACGCTCGGCGCGCGCATCGGCCGGGGTGTCTGGCTGGAGACGCACTGGCTGCCGGAGTACGACCTGGTGAGTCTCGGCGCCGGCGCGACGGTGAACCGGGGGTGCGTTGTTCAGACCCACCTGTTCCATGATCGGATTATGGCCATGGATGAGGTGACTCTGGGCGCGGGCGCGACGCTCGGCCCGCACGGGATCGTGCTGCCCGGCGCGAGCATCGGCGCGCGTACCACCGTCGGACCCGGCTCGCTCGTCACCCGTGGCGACGCCGTGCCCGACGACAGCCGCTGGCTCGGCAACCCGATCGCGACCTGGCCGTCGTCGGCTCCCCGGCGGCGATGA